The Chanos chanos chromosome 3, fChaCha1.1, whole genome shotgun sequence genome segment gAAGTGTACTGCCACAAGGCTAAGGGTGATCAGACAGGATATTTGAGAGATCCTGACACAATCTGATTTTGAGAAGAGACAGTAAAGCCATAAGGAGCAGTTATCTATCTCCGTGGAGAATACAGAAGATGGAGGGGTGGAGTTGTGTTTATCCTAAATGTCTTCCAAAGGGCCATCCAATTACACAGCGATGATGTACAGCAAACCTGATACAGAATCAACATAGACTCTGCACTGACACTCACTGGCACATATTAGCttatctgtgtgaatgaaatggGGAAGAGGGAACTTCTGTCAACTCTTGCCCTTAAATATTACTGTGAATCTTACAACACTGAGAAATCACATGCAAGTTCTCATTGTTACACAATCTGGCTAAAATACCTGACTTCTGTGTCAAATCATACGGTAAAGCCATACAAATATTGAGTATGCTTTCCCTTGATCTAAAATGTATCAAACACATAAGAGTGTGCCCCCAGGTGAGGAAATGTTAAGACCTGACCTACTAGAAATAGCTTCATTGGGGTGCTGCTCGTGTCTCTTACAAGATGTCAAATCTGTTTCAGCTGACCCACCTGCCTACCGTAGCTGAAACTCATAGATGAGTGCTCCCCTTGAACACCAGTCTGTCCTGTACAGGCAGTAGATATACCTCAGCCTCACCAGGCTTCATCAGTAGGGGTTAAATAATTAGATAGTATACAAACTACGTGACTACAGTATTTGTAACAGGGAACGTAGGTTGAGATCAAGAATAAACCTAAGGCTAGCTCATAGCTAGCTGGGTTTCTGTAATGCAGGCAACTGTTAACAAGCTAAGCAAGGCAACAAACTTGTCATCAGCTACAGTACTGTTGATAGTTAACTTGTAAAGTTGATGTTGTGTTcctaaaacacagtgtaatgtttaatttaagtgtgtgtgtgtgtttccctacCTTGTGAAGTTACAGTTAATCCTGAGTCTGTCTTTTTCTATGCGTTATCAACATACAGCTTCTGACTGCACAGCCTACAGTTTCTATTGAATTAATGCACATTTAGTCTCAGGACTAAATGAAACTGACTAAATGATCAAAATAACTCCAGCCAGTACTATTCAAACCCCCTTACACCATTGATTTAACAAGCCAACTTAAATGAGTGCTAGGTGACCCTATTAAATTAAAAGGTTGTTTGGAAATGTCGTGGCATTGACTTAGCTATCCCAAATCACCAGACGACTTTTTTGACATGATTCTGGCTTGCACATTCTGACCGGTTTTCAATAGATGGCACTCTGTTCTGCATACTCTTAGCAGTTTAATTGACAGATGTTTCTATATGGTTGTACAAGGTGAGGTCCATGTAAATGTCAGCATGTCTAAATACAGTCTGGCAGTCTCTTTTATAAAGGAAGATGAAAGACATCAGAGTGAAAtaataaaggaaaaatacaTAGCTCTCTTTGAAACTGCAgtaattcactctctctctctctcaaaaaaaaaaaaaacacttaatagtaaaaaaaatttggtgttgtatgtgtttgcgATAAATTTTATCAAGAGGAATAAACTACAAGAGCAGCCAAGAGCCAGAAGCTTTCATCACCCTTCCATTTCAAAACATTATGGCTGACCCTGTTTTTCCATGACATCAGAGGAGTAAATGGTGTGCTTATAGAACTGCAGGCACGCTAGAGCATTTTCCTTCCTGTTATTTAATTCTGAATCATTCTTTTTCTGGGGCACTCTAAACAgcagtgtttcagtcagagCAGCATAACTCTCATTATGGTATGGGTATGCAGTACTCTCATTTTAATTGTCATGGTTAAGTACACCTAAAACCTTATACATGTTATTTATAGTGGACACAACTGCCATGCAGAACGCTAAAATTATGTAAATTAACTACAGTTGCTGGccaaacacactctttttttttttttttttttttgaaactgtaTAGCTTGCATCCAGCACAAGACCATAAAACCATATTTTAGATGTTGCTATGGTTTTTCCCACGATCAAAAATGAACTCTCTCGTGCCGACATCTTGCTTGCGTGACCAGCGTTCTTTTAGACCCTAAGGAATGAACTACAGAGAGTGTCTGGATTGCCGGCCGGGGTGCGGCCTCAATAGCAGGAAGCGCAGTCATCAATATTTACTCTTTAGCACAGAGCCGACCACAGAGTCGGTGGCGCTAGGCAACACGGGGGCCGGAGAGCGCGCTTGCTTTTACCAAACTGTTTTCCCACCCACTCTGACAGCAGCAATTAGAGTGCAGGCAGACTGACTGGACCCTCTCTGCCTGTTGTTCTTTGAGCTCATGATTTCCTTTGCTGCAGAGCCTTGTCTTTTGTAGCTCCTGCCCCCcaccagagaggaaaaaaaaaacactacatcCGTAAAGGTGGCTATTGGCATTGCCATTTGAATTCATAGATGACTAGTGCTGTGAAGAATTTAAGCCTGACTGGAGGGGCATGAGTTTAGGTAAAGTTTGGACTTTCAGACAGTATGAAACATAAGATAATGATCATCAAGAAacactgaaattgttttattttcaaattcagagacagtggaacatTCAAAACTCAGCAAACACAGGATCTAAATAGATAAGAATCTAAACATTTAATGCCTTTTTGGTCTGTCAGAATATTTTGAAGTGATCTACCAGTAATGTTTTCTCAAGAAGCTCTTATCGGCTCATGTGGACCCCTCAGAGGTTTTCTTGCAGTAAGTCATCACTctaataatgtttaataatcCATTCTGTCAGTCATGTCACTGTAGGTTCTCTTTATCACAGGCATGGAGGGTGCTGAGATCCTAACACTCCTGCTGGTTTTGGTGTATTCACAGACCTGTACTGCTCTTGTAGGTAAgcacatattttatatatttactgtTTACTATATCTCAACTTTATCAGTTATTGAAAACATGCATCATAACTTATTAAACACGGTTTGTACAGAATGTACACATGTTGTCATGGcaaacgaataaaaaaaaaacgaacactAATCAGATTGTTTGTCCTGTTGCTTCACATGTAATGACAAATTAATGTTCTCAGgtgtttctggtgtgtgtgtgtgtgtgtgtgacacttaATGTTGGATTAACTTAAGCCCATGTTTAATGCAAAATCATCAACACAAACTTAATTATAAACTGCTTTTGCTTGCCAGAAATTTGGGCTTGTGATACTGCACAAAAGTGAATGAATTTCTCTGAATAACTCTACCCACTTAATATCTTTCAGATCAAATATCTGATTCTTCATCTTCAGTTTCAGGTAATTATCAGCGTGTCCGATAGTCAGTCAGttcatttataaacatttcCTCATGTGTATACAGTACTTTGATTTTTATCAACGTAATGGTTGCCTTCCCTGACGTTTTCTGTCCGCACCTTTCCCTCAGCTCAAAATGTAAATGGCAAagttcaatgtgtgtgtgagaatgcgCACACCTGCCACAACGCCTCCTGCTGGGGAGACATGTGTTTCTACACTCTTGTCCATGGGCACGAAGTTAGAGGCTGCTTTGACAAGAAGCAGCGAGAGCAGTGTTTCGTGGACAGTATACCTGGAGTGTATGCCCACTGCTGCTACACCAACCACTGCAATGCCAACAGCACCGCGCCTAAGAAACCAGGTCAGGCTTCATGTGCTAGTTCTTAGAGGGTTTCGGCCTCAAACACATTACGTTTATGGCGCATCACACAAGAAGGATAAGATCAGCTAAATATATTTGAGTCAAGTGACATAACGGTCACTCAGCTACAACGCTGAGAAAATAATGGGaattatgataataatactCATATCTGTGAAAATTGTTGGAGAAAGCAGAAGgaaattcttttgttttcctgtaaaGTGACTTTGTTTGATAAGTGTTTGTCTCAGTAAACACGCAATTCCTGAAGAAGGTTTAAACAATAGTTGACATGCCTCTGGGAAGGCCCATAACCAGATGAGTGCTTCCCCCTAGTGGTAAATGCCAGTACATCATGTACcgctcaaaaaaaagaaatggcaaaagCCCATTACTGGAGCATTTAAAGTAGGGTTTTGATAAAGGTTTTGCATGTATTGTATGATGAAAAGGGTTATGGATTTTTCTTCTATTCACAGTTGTTTTGTGCCAAAGTGAATGCTGTTTTGCCTTCTTTAGTATATATATGAACTgtatctttctccctcactctctctgtatgtgtgtgtatgtgtgtgtgtgtgtgtgtgcgcgcgcgtgtgtgtgtgtgtgtgtgtgtgtatgtaccttcACATCTGTGCGTACAGTAGTGGATCCAAAGCAGGACAACATGGTTCTGTTGGTGACTCTGCCACTGCTGGTACTGCTCTTACTGTCAGTGGCCGTGTGTGCCCTAGTACTGTGGCTTCGGTCCAGACGCCAGCACCACCACTTAGAGGATACTACCATGCTCAAGGTCCCCAGCGGAGGGGACCCCACCTATGGGGTAGGACAGGCTCAAAATTCACTGCCTAACTAATACTGCTCTATGCTGAGTTTGCTCTGAAGGCAGTTTTCcctttgctgtttgtttcctgCAGGACATCTTTGATGAATTCTGCACGTCTGGTAGTGGCACGGGGTTGCCTTATCTGGTGCAGAGGACCATGGCTCGACAGATTTCTCTTGTTGAGTGTGTTGGTACGTATATAGATGAGTGCTTTTTATAAAAAATGTATCTTCCATGCCAGGTCGCACACAATGCCGTTTGTACCAAAGCAAAATTTCTTTTTCATGCAGGATAATTTCTGATAATAACTAATAAATGTGTCATGAAAAGTGGTAAAAAGTGTGATGGTAAAACTCACCTAtgcgagtgaatgagtgtttgtctctgtctagGGAAGGGACGTTATGGAGAAGTGTGGAGGGGCACCTGGATGGGTGAGAGTGTGGCTGTGAAGATTTTCTCATCTCGTGATGAACAGTCATGgttcagagagactgagatttATAACACTGTCCAGCTCAGACATGAGAACATCTTAGGTGAGAATTCCCGCTGACACAACCAATCTGTGACGTTACATCGCCCATGTGGTGCATACCGTGAGACATTTAGCAATCGATATTAGCGCTATTTACCAATCTGACATCTCTGAATTAAGTGAAGGGATGAgaaatacctctctctctctctctctctctctctctctctccctccatctctctctctcattcactcattctgactttttttctttctccctcactctatATATCCTTTTTCTTCACTCACTACAGGTTTCATTGCCTCTGATATGACGTCTAAAAactccagtacccagctgtggttGGTCACACATTTCCATGAACTGGGCTCCCTCTACGACTTCCTGCAGTACAGTAGCCTGGAGCCTGAGGGCTGTTTgcgaatgtgtctgtctgtagccaGCGGCCTGGTGCACCTCCACACCGAGATCCTCAGCACGCAGGGCAAGCCAGCCATCGCCCACCGAGACCTCAAGAGCCGCAACATCCTGGTGAAGAGGAACGGCCAGTGCTGCATTGCTGATCTGGGTGAGGGCGAGGCAGAGCAGGTCTTTCAATTCAACCTCGTGGGATTGCATAAGAGTGACCCTGTACATAAAGCCcattcaaaacactttttttaatgtaaaaatgtccTATCTCATCCCATCCCGTCCCATTCTGTTCCATTCTATCCTGTCTTATCCTATCCCATCCTATACTATCTTATCCTATCCTGTCCTATCCTGTATTATGATGTCCTATCTTATCCTATCCTGTCCTATCCTGTATTATGATGTCCTATcttatcctatcctatcctatcctgtATTATGATGTCCTATcttatcctatcctatcctatcctatcatatcctatcctatcctgtATTATGATATCCTATcttatcctatcctatcctatcctatcctgtATTGTGATGTCCTATCTTATCCTATCCCGTCCTATCCTGTATTATGATGTCCTATCTTATCCTGTCCTATCCTGTATTATGATATCCTATCTTATCCTATCCTGTCCTATCCTGTATTATGATGTCCTATCTTATCCTATCCTGTCCTATCCTGTATTATGATGTCCTATcttatcctatcctatcctatcctgtATTATGATATCCTATcttatcctatcctatcctatcctatcctatcctatcctatcctatcctatcctatcctatcctatcctgtATTATGATGTCCTATCTTATCCTATCCTGTCCTATCCTGTATTATGATATCCTATCTTATCCTCTCCTATCCTATCCTGTCCTGTATTATGATATCCTATCTTATCCTATCCTGTCCTATCCTGTATTATGATATCCTATCTTATCCTATCCTGTCCTATCCTGTATTATGATGTCCTATCTTATCCTATCCTATGCTGTCCTATCCTGTATTATGATATCCTATCTTATCCTATCCTGTCCTATCCTGTATTATGATATCCTATCTTATCCTATCCAATCCTGTCCTGTATTATGATATCCTATCTTATCCTGTCCAATCCTGTCCTGTATTATGCTATCCTATACTATCCCATCTTGTCctatcctgtcctgtcctgtcatATCCTGATGTGTCCTATGCCATCCTATCATATCACCTCCTGTCATGTTGAATCATGATCTATTATGTATAATACGCTTCTTTGGTTGAATCCCAGTTGTGGACGAGTTAGTAAAGGACTCTGTTCTGTCTCGTCCTCAGGCCTGGCTGTCATTCACTCTCAGAGCTCTGACTATCTCGATGTGGGGAACAACCCAAGAGTGGGCACCAAACGCTATATGGCTCCAGAGGTTCTGGACGAGAGCATCCGCACTGACGTGTTTGAGTCctataaacaaacagacatttggGCCCTGGGCCTGGTTCTCTGGGAGATCTCTCGGCGAACCATTGTAAACGGTATGTTTTTCTGGAATGT includes the following:
- the acvrl1 gene encoding serine/threonine-protein kinase receptor R3 isoform X1, with amino-acid sequence MEGAEILTLLLVLVYSQTCTALVDQISDSSSSVSAQNVNGKVQCVCENAHTCHNASCWGDMCFYTLVHGHEVRGCFDKKQREQCFVDSIPGVYAHCCYTNHCNANSTAPKKPVVDPKQDNMVLLVTLPLLVLLLLSVAVCALVLWLRSRRQHHHLEDTTMLKVPSGGDPTYGDIFDEFCTSGSGTGLPYLVQRTMARQISLVECVGKGRYGEVWRGTWMGESVAVKIFSSRDEQSWFRETEIYNTVQLRHENILGFIASDMTSKNSSTQLWLVTHFHELGSLYDFLQYSSLEPEGCLRMCLSVASGLVHLHTEILSTQGKPAIAHRDLKSRNILVKRNGQCCIADLGLAVIHSQSSDYLDVGNNPRVGTKRYMAPEVLDESIRTDVFESYKQTDIWALGLVLWEISRRTIVNGIVEEYRPPFFDVVPSDPSFEEMKKVVCVDQYRPILHNRLHSHPIMSAIAKIMRECWFQSPSARLTALRVRKTLSKLDRDYDSSMEKLKQDF
- the acvrl1 gene encoding serine/threonine-protein kinase receptor R3 isoform X2, producing MEGAEILTLLLVLVYSQTCTALVDQISDSSSSVSAQNVNGKVQCVCENAHTCHNASCWGDMCFYTLVHGHEVRGCFDKKQREQCFVDSIPGVYAHCCYTNHCNANSTAPKKPVDPKQDNMVLLVTLPLLVLLLLSVAVCALVLWLRSRRQHHHLEDTTMLKVPSGGDPTYGDIFDEFCTSGSGTGLPYLVQRTMARQISLVECVGKGRYGEVWRGTWMGESVAVKIFSSRDEQSWFRETEIYNTVQLRHENILGFIASDMTSKNSSTQLWLVTHFHELGSLYDFLQYSSLEPEGCLRMCLSVASGLVHLHTEILSTQGKPAIAHRDLKSRNILVKRNGQCCIADLGLAVIHSQSSDYLDVGNNPRVGTKRYMAPEVLDESIRTDVFESYKQTDIWALGLVLWEISRRTIVNGIVEEYRPPFFDVVPSDPSFEEMKKVVCVDQYRPILHNRLHSHPIMSAIAKIMRECWFQSPSARLTALRVRKTLSKLDRDYDSSMEKLKQDF